Proteins found in one Terribacillus sp. DMT04 genomic segment:
- a CDS encoding stage V sporulation protein D has translation MKRVSNVTMRKRLVTVFILAFIVFLIIGIRLAYVQFVLGKDLVDKAEDSWSRNITFEPERGRILDRNGDVLAENVSAPTVMVVPRQIKDPEEAAAKLSQILGMKKDKAMQHVTKKASIERIHPEGRKITEEQAEAIQALNMEGVYIAKDSKRHYPNGDYLSHVLGFSGIDNQGLMGLEAYYDEELSGEAGSLSFFSDAKGHRLEDMADVYQPPTDGQDLQLTIDSDIQTIVERELNNAEAKYNPDGAIALAVDPDNGEILAMSSRPSFDPEKYKETDPDTYNRNLPIWSSYEPGSTFKIITLAAALEEKVVDLEEDHFHDSGSIKVDGATLHCWKRGGHGDQTYLEVVQNSCNPGFVSLGQKLGTDRLFSYIKDFGFGEKTGIDLQGEGKGILFNPEKIGAVETATTSFGQGVSVTPIQQVMGVSAAINGGYLYQPHIADSWKKPVTNETETATETVMKRRVVSEDTSEQVRLALETVVAKGTGRGAYREGFRIGGKTGTAQKVGTNGQYMDNNYILSFIGFAPANDPEIVVYLAIDNPKDTIQFGGKVAAPIVGDILEDSLRSMGVEPQTDGLEKSYSWPEEPPLEAPNFIGMKKRELTEYYTTLQLEVSGSGEYIIDQEPKAGTKVEAESTVRLYLSENPPE, from the coding sequence GCATATGTCCAGTTTGTTCTTGGCAAAGACTTAGTGGATAAAGCGGAGGATTCCTGGAGCCGAAATATTACGTTCGAACCGGAAAGAGGAAGGATTTTAGACCGAAACGGAGATGTACTGGCGGAGAATGTGTCGGCACCTACTGTCATGGTTGTACCGCGTCAAATTAAAGATCCGGAGGAAGCAGCAGCAAAACTTTCACAAATACTTGGAATGAAAAAGGACAAGGCCATGCAGCATGTGACCAAGAAAGCATCTATTGAGAGAATTCATCCAGAAGGACGGAAAATAACCGAAGAGCAGGCAGAAGCAATTCAGGCGCTGAATATGGAAGGTGTTTATATCGCCAAAGATTCGAAGCGCCACTATCCAAACGGTGATTATTTATCTCATGTACTCGGCTTCAGTGGTATTGATAACCAAGGCTTAATGGGGCTGGAGGCATATTATGATGAAGAACTAAGCGGAGAAGCAGGCAGTCTGTCCTTCTTCTCTGATGCTAAAGGACATCGACTGGAGGATATGGCGGATGTTTATCAGCCGCCAACGGATGGCCAAGACTTGCAGCTGACCATTGATTCGGATATCCAGACGATTGTGGAGCGTGAACTGAACAACGCGGAAGCAAAGTACAATCCAGACGGCGCTATTGCATTGGCAGTTGATCCGGACAATGGAGAAATTTTGGCAATGTCCTCCCGGCCTTCATTTGATCCAGAGAAATACAAAGAAACAGACCCAGACACATATAACCGAAACTTGCCGATTTGGAGTTCGTATGAACCAGGAAGTACGTTCAAAATTATTACCCTTGCCGCAGCTTTGGAAGAAAAAGTAGTCGACCTGGAGGAAGACCATTTTCACGACAGCGGATCAATAAAAGTAGATGGTGCCACGCTGCATTGCTGGAAGCGAGGCGGACACGGTGACCAGACGTATTTGGAAGTTGTGCAAAATTCCTGTAACCCAGGTTTCGTTTCTTTAGGCCAAAAGCTCGGAACTGACCGCTTGTTTTCGTATATCAAGGATTTCGGATTTGGAGAGAAGACAGGGATTGACTTGCAAGGAGAAGGAAAAGGGATACTATTTAACCCAGAAAAAATTGGCGCAGTAGAAACAGCAACCACTTCTTTTGGTCAAGGAGTTTCCGTAACACCTATCCAGCAAGTGATGGGTGTATCAGCCGCAATCAATGGCGGTTATTTGTATCAGCCGCATATTGCCGATTCATGGAAAAAACCTGTGACAAATGAGACCGAAACGGCGACTGAGACGGTAATGAAGCGACGTGTTGTATCAGAAGACACGTCCGAGCAGGTCCGCTTAGCCTTGGAAACAGTTGTGGCGAAGGGGACGGGGCGAGGTGCTTATCGTGAAGGCTTCCGAATTGGCGGAAAAACCGGAACAGCACAAAAAGTTGGTACCAACGGTCAATATATGGATAACAACTATATTCTTTCCTTCATTGGATTTGCGCCGGCGAATGATCCAGAGATTGTTGTTTATCTTGCTATCGATAACCCGAAAGACACCATCCAATTCGGTGGTAAGGTAGCTGCGCCAATTGTTGGCGATATCTTGGAAGACAGCTTACGTTCTATGGGAGTAGAGCCGCAGACAGATGGCCTTGAGAAATCATACAGCTGGCCAGAGGAACCGCCATTGGAAGCACCAAACTTCATTGGTATGAAAAAACGGGAATTGACGGAATATTACACCACACTTCAATTAGAAGTAAGCGGTTCTGGTGAGTATATTATTGATCAAGAGCCAAAAGCAGGTACAAAGGTGGAGGCAGAGTCGACAGTACGGCTGTATTTGTCGGAAAACCCGCCGGAATAA
- a CDS encoding UDP-N-acetylmuramoyl-L-alanyl-D-glutamate--2,6-diaminopimelate ligase, producing MKLAALLSALPFYEPQAEHEQVNINGLTIDSRNVKSGNLFICINGALVDGHRFAGQAEKQGAAAILAERPLDVNVPVILVKDTLRASAALAAHFYGHPSKEMRVVGITGTNGKTSMTYLLESIFRANAEATGVIGTIQMKIKEQAYPVKNTTPDALFLQKGFRQMVEEGVDTAVIEVSSHALDMGRVHGTDFDVAVFTNLSQDHLDYHNSFEDYFHAKSLLFSQLGNTFDPNKPKFAVINTDDRYADALIKSTAQPVCSYGIEKQADIMATNIELAANGTSFRLHTPKGEATIHSKLMGKFNVYNMLAAVGTALCSGVPFETICSALHETTGVAGRFEPVAAGQHFGVIVDYAHTPDSLENVLTTIKSFVKGKIITVVGCGGDRDKTKRPLMAGTAVQYSDTAIFTADNPRTEDPHAIIEDMIAELDEEAYVVVPERAEAIKRAVELAEANDIVLIAGKGHETYQIVGDQVLDFDDRLVAAEAIKRAGVGE from the coding sequence TTGAAACTGGCAGCACTATTATCCGCACTGCCATTCTATGAACCGCAGGCGGAACATGAACAGGTTAATATTAACGGCTTGACGATTGATTCTCGGAATGTCAAATCTGGCAATCTATTTATTTGTATAAACGGAGCGCTTGTCGATGGACATCGATTTGCCGGTCAAGCAGAGAAACAAGGAGCAGCAGCAATTCTTGCGGAACGTCCGCTTGATGTAAACGTACCTGTCATCCTGGTGAAAGACACGCTTCGTGCGTCGGCTGCATTGGCGGCTCACTTTTATGGTCACCCATCAAAAGAAATGCGTGTCGTCGGGATTACTGGTACCAATGGAAAGACGAGCATGACTTACTTGTTGGAGAGTATTTTCCGTGCTAATGCGGAAGCGACTGGCGTTATTGGCACAATTCAGATGAAAATCAAAGAGCAAGCCTATCCGGTTAAAAATACAACACCTGATGCACTATTTCTGCAGAAAGGTTTCAGGCAAATGGTCGAGGAAGGCGTAGATACGGCAGTTATAGAAGTTTCTTCTCATGCTTTGGATATGGGGCGGGTACACGGAACGGATTTTGATGTTGCTGTATTTACAAATTTGTCTCAAGACCATTTGGATTATCACAATAGCTTTGAGGACTATTTCCATGCGAAGAGTTTGTTATTCTCTCAGCTTGGCAATACATTCGATCCAAATAAGCCAAAATTTGCGGTTATTAATACAGATGATCGTTATGCGGACGCTTTAATTAAATCAACAGCACAGCCGGTTTGCAGCTATGGCATTGAAAAGCAAGCAGATATTATGGCGACTAACATTGAACTTGCTGCCAATGGAACATCTTTCCGCTTGCATACGCCTAAAGGCGAAGCGACAATCCATAGCAAATTAATGGGCAAATTCAACGTATACAACATGCTGGCAGCTGTTGGGACCGCACTATGCAGCGGAGTACCTTTTGAGACGATTTGCAGTGCCTTGCATGAGACTACAGGAGTAGCAGGACGATTCGAACCAGTTGCGGCTGGCCAGCATTTTGGTGTTATCGTCGATTATGCGCATACCCCTGATTCGCTGGAAAATGTACTGACTACGATAAAATCATTCGTGAAGGGTAAGATAATTACAGTAGTAGGCTGCGGCGGAGATCGTGATAAAACAAAACGTCCGTTAATGGCCGGAACCGCAGTACAATATTCTGACACAGCTATCTTTACAGCCGATAATCCGCGGACAGAGGATCCTCATGCGATTATAGAAGATATGATTGCCGAATTAGACGAGGAAGCATATGTTGTCGTGCCGGAACGAGCAGAAGCTATTAAGCGTGCGGTAGAGCTTGCAGAAGCGAACGATATAGTTCTTATTGCGGGAAAAGGCCATGAGACGTATCAAATCGTTGGAGATCAAGTACTGGACTTCGACGATCGCCTTGTTGCTGCAGAAGCAATAAAACGCGCGGGGGTAGGAGAATAA
- the murF gene encoding UDP-N-acetylmuramoyl-tripeptide--D-alanyl-D-alanine ligase, with protein sequence MLFSSEFLYDLFPDATKQQEFAISLVNTDSRMDAPESLFVPIRGERFDAHNFIEQAIAQGASAALWDRSVPVPQAAADIVLFLVDDTLEALQKLAQAHREAVDPIVVGITGSNGKTTTKDLVTSVLSEKYDVLATKGNFNNHIGLPLTVLSMQPSCEVLVLEMGMSNFGEIELLSHIAQPDYAIITNIGESHIEYLGSREGIAKAKSEITAGMGEKSTLIIDGDESLLDFHHEKEHTVTCGFGEQNAQKLVIEETGGNATVFSVNGESYSFSLLGAHNVRNAGYAIILGTQLGVSQSQIQQALHAPAMTGMRMELLEGKNGSKIINDAYNASPTSMKAAIQTVQELPFERKILVLGDIYEIGAESKRYHREVADVITAKSAYVFTIGEDAEEVSAAITDQTIQSAHFPDKASLAESLLPLLQEDTIVLLKASRGMKLESILDTIGIMKEN encoded by the coding sequence ATGCTATTTTCAAGTGAGTTTCTATACGATTTATTTCCTGATGCAACGAAGCAGCAGGAATTTGCAATCAGCCTAGTTAATACCGATAGCAGAATGGATGCGCCAGAAAGCTTATTCGTTCCGATTCGCGGGGAGCGTTTTGACGCCCATAACTTTATCGAGCAGGCAATAGCACAAGGAGCATCAGCAGCACTGTGGGACCGTTCCGTACCGGTTCCGCAGGCAGCTGCTGACATTGTGCTCTTTCTTGTTGATGACACATTGGAAGCTTTGCAGAAACTGGCACAGGCACATCGGGAAGCAGTTGATCCAATTGTTGTAGGTATTACCGGTTCAAATGGTAAAACAACGACAAAGGACCTTGTAACGAGTGTTTTGAGTGAGAAATATGATGTGCTCGCGACAAAGGGGAACTTCAACAATCATATCGGCTTACCGCTCACCGTTTTGTCCATGCAGCCATCCTGCGAGGTGCTCGTATTGGAAATGGGAATGAGCAACTTTGGTGAGATTGAACTCTTGTCCCACATTGCACAGCCGGACTATGCAATCATTACGAATATTGGGGAATCTCATATCGAATATCTCGGTTCCAGAGAAGGTATTGCCAAGGCGAAAAGTGAGATAACTGCCGGAATGGGAGAAAAGTCAACCTTAATCATTGATGGAGACGAGTCATTACTAGATTTCCATCACGAGAAGGAACATACCGTAACATGCGGTTTTGGAGAACAGAACGCGCAGAAGTTGGTAATTGAAGAGACAGGTGGTAATGCAACTGTTTTTTCCGTAAACGGCGAAAGTTATTCATTTTCTTTGCTCGGTGCGCATAATGTACGAAATGCGGGTTATGCAATTATACTCGGGACACAGCTTGGCGTAAGTCAGAGTCAAATTCAACAGGCATTGCACGCTCCTGCAATGACAGGGATGCGGATGGAACTGCTGGAAGGAAAAAATGGAAGCAAGATTATCAATGATGCGTATAACGCATCGCCAACTTCTATGAAAGCTGCTATCCAGACCGTACAGGAGCTTCCGTTTGAAAGGAAAATTCTTGTGCTCGGAGATATTTACGAAATTGGTGCCGAATCAAAACGCTACCATCGCGAAGTTGCCGATGTTATTACAGCAAAATCGGCTTATGTTTTCACAATTGGGGAAGATGCAGAAGAAGTCTCAGCAGCAATAACAGATCAAACGATTCAAAGTGCCCACTTTCCAGATAAAGCTTCCTTAGCAGAATCACTTTTGCCGCTTCTGCAGGAAGATACAATTGTGCTGCTTAAGGCATCCCGCGGTATGAAGCTGGAATCCATACTTGACACAATTGGCATTATGAAAGAAAATTAA
- the mraY gene encoding phospho-N-acetylmuramoyl-pentapeptide-transferase: MNVALLLVTIAVAFIVTVLISPIVIPFLRRLKFGQSIREEGPKSHMKKSGTPTMGGVMIIISIVVSTWIMHAIGGIQISLETWLLLFVLVGYGLLGFLDDYIKVAMKRNLGLTSKQKMLGQIIIAIVFYGLLRYNDFGTYIQIPGTSIQWDLGWGYFFLILVMLVGASNAVNLTDGLDGLLAGTAAIAFGAFAVVAYYDVQQTQVTVFALAVVGALLGFLVFNAHPAKVFMGDTGSLGLGGAIAAVAILTKMEILLIVIGGVFVIETLSVMIQVISFKTTGKRVFKMSPLHHHYELSGWSEWRVVTTFWAVGLLFAVIGVYMKVGL; the protein is encoded by the coding sequence ATGAACGTGGCACTATTACTTGTGACAATTGCGGTAGCATTCATCGTCACCGTCCTTATTTCTCCAATAGTCATACCATTTCTACGCAGATTGAAATTCGGTCAGAGTATTCGTGAGGAAGGACCTAAATCACATATGAAAAAGTCGGGTACACCGACAATGGGCGGCGTGATGATTATCATCAGCATTGTCGTCTCAACATGGATTATGCATGCAATCGGAGGAATCCAGATTAGTCTGGAAACATGGCTTCTTTTGTTTGTACTAGTCGGGTATGGCTTGCTTGGATTCCTGGATGATTACATCAAAGTTGCAATGAAGCGCAACCTTGGGCTGACATCCAAACAAAAAATGCTTGGACAAATTATAATTGCAATCGTTTTTTATGGATTGCTTCGCTACAATGATTTCGGTACTTACATACAAATTCCTGGAACATCGATTCAATGGGATCTAGGCTGGGGTTATTTCTTCTTAATCCTTGTTATGCTGGTTGGTGCATCCAACGCAGTTAACTTGACCGATGGACTGGACGGACTGCTTGCAGGTACCGCAGCAATTGCTTTTGGAGCATTTGCTGTTGTCGCGTATTATGATGTACAACAAACGCAAGTGACAGTATTTGCTTTGGCAGTTGTCGGCGCTTTGCTAGGTTTCCTTGTGTTTAATGCCCATCCTGCGAAAGTCTTTATGGGAGACACAGGCTCACTAGGACTTGGCGGGGCAATTGCTGCTGTTGCCATTCTGACGAAAATGGAGATTTTGCTAATCGTAATCGGCGGTGTGTTTGTTATTGAAACACTTTCTGTCATGATTCAGGTAATCTCGTTTAAGACAACAGGTAAACGGGTCTTTAAGATGAGTCCGCTTCACCACCATTATGAATTGTCTGGATGGTCCGAATGGCGTGTTGTAACGACCTTCTGGGCTGTAGGACTATTATTCGCTGTTATCGGCGTGTACATGAAGGTGGGATTATGA
- the murD gene encoding UDP-N-acetylmuramoyl-L-alanine--D-glutamate ligase, producing MRDFETLFPYKRVLVLGLAKSGFAAASTLLAHGRNVRVSDLNASNQDELVTILEQKGAEVKLGVQEVDLLDGMDVLIKNPGIRYENLIVQTAMERNIPVLTEVELAGLLHKGTLIGITGSNGKTTTTTLAYEMLKESQVRTYVAGNIGTAASEVADKTNEDDRLVLELSSFQLQGIDQFRPHIAVMLNIFEAHLDYHHSLENYEQAKANIFRNQDAGDYLIYNAEDERLQHIVKDAKATLVPFSGSRQLADGAWYDETHVYFKDEAVAAIDDILLVGGHQLENILAAIAAAKLAGATNEGIQHVLKSFSGVEHRLQYIKHLNGRAFYNDSKATNILATSKALSAFEQPTILLAGGLDRGNTFETLVPFMEHVKALVVFGETAEKLRETAYLAGIELIEYVEDVKEAAEAAYRLSESGDVILLSPACASWDQYRTFEERGNMFVEAVHTLE from the coding sequence ATGCGAGATTTTGAGACGCTATTCCCATATAAACGCGTACTTGTTCTTGGTTTGGCGAAGAGCGGCTTCGCTGCTGCCAGTACCCTGCTAGCGCATGGTCGCAATGTACGCGTTAGTGACCTAAATGCTTCCAATCAGGATGAATTAGTAACCATTCTGGAGCAAAAGGGAGCGGAAGTGAAGCTTGGTGTGCAGGAAGTTGATCTCCTCGATGGTATGGATGTTCTAATCAAGAATCCGGGTATCCGTTACGAAAATTTGATTGTACAGACAGCGATGGAACGAAATATTCCAGTATTGACAGAGGTAGAACTGGCTGGCTTGCTTCACAAAGGAACACTTATCGGGATTACTGGTTCGAACGGTAAAACGACAACAACAACACTTGCATATGAAATGCTAAAAGAAAGTCAAGTGCGTACATATGTAGCAGGCAATATCGGCACGGCAGCATCCGAAGTGGCAGATAAAACAAACGAAGATGATCGGCTTGTTTTGGAGCTCTCCTCATTCCAGCTGCAAGGAATTGATCAATTCAGACCTCATATTGCCGTTATGCTGAATATTTTTGAGGCTCACTTAGATTACCATCATTCATTAGAGAACTATGAACAAGCGAAAGCAAATATTTTCCGCAACCAAGATGCGGGAGATTATCTTATTTATAATGCAGAGGATGAGCGTTTGCAGCATATTGTCAAAGATGCCAAAGCGACGCTTGTTCCTTTCTCTGGTTCCAGACAGCTTGCTGACGGGGCTTGGTATGATGAAACACATGTCTATTTTAAAGACGAAGCCGTAGCGGCTATCGACGATATTCTGCTTGTAGGCGGCCATCAGCTGGAGAATATTCTTGCAGCAATCGCTGCTGCAAAGCTTGCTGGAGCTACAAATGAAGGCATTCAGCACGTATTGAAATCTTTCTCAGGTGTAGAACATCGACTGCAGTATATCAAGCATCTGAACGGCAGAGCATTTTATAATGATTCCAAGGCTACGAACATATTGGCTACGTCTAAAGCTTTATCAGCATTTGAGCAGCCGACGATTCTGCTTGCTGGCGGATTGGATCGCGGTAATACGTTTGAGACACTTGTCCCATTCATGGAACATGTGAAAGCTTTAGTCGTATTCGGTGAAACAGCTGAAAAGCTTCGGGAAACTGCTTATCTGGCAGGTATAGAGCTTATTGAGTATGTGGAAGACGTCAAAGAAGCTGCAGAAGCCGCTTATCGTCTATCGGAGAGCGGCGATGTGATCCTGCTGTCACCTGCATGTGCAAGCTGGGATCAGTACAGAACATTTGAAGAAAGAGGAAACATGTTTGTTGAAGCGGTGCATACATTAGAGTAG
- the spoVE gene encoding stage V sporulation protein E: MRKSNLPKTDWLLLFSIGGLLTVGIIMVYSASAIWAGYKFDDSFFFAKRQLLFAGVGLAAMLLISRVHYENWRRYAKVLLLICFLLLIAVLIPGIGMVRGGARSWIGIGAFSIQPSEFTKLGLIIYLAVYLSAKQKYITSLKQGFLPSLLLVFTAFGMIMLQPDLGTGVVLVLTCMVMILVSGARISHFVGLGVLGAGAFAALILSAPYRIKRITAFLDPWEDPLGEGFQIIQSLYAIGPGGLMGLGLGNSLQKFFYLPEPQTDFIFAILAEELGFIGGAGVMLLFLLFLWRGIQVALRAPDGFSSLLALGITGMIAIQAMINISVVTGLIPVTGITLPFLSYGGSSLTLTLSSVGILLNVSRYSKL, translated from the coding sequence TTGCGTAAAAGTAATCTTCCAAAGACGGACTGGCTGTTGCTATTCTCTATTGGTGGTTTGCTGACAGTCGGTATCATTATGGTTTACAGTGCTTCAGCAATTTGGGCGGGTTATAAATTCGATGACAGTTTCTTCTTTGCCAAGCGACAGTTGTTGTTTGCTGGAGTAGGGCTGGCTGCCATGCTGCTCATCTCCAGGGTGCATTATGAGAATTGGCGCCGATATGCGAAAGTGCTTCTGCTGATTTGTTTCCTTTTGCTTATTGCTGTGCTCATACCAGGTATCGGAATGGTGCGGGGCGGAGCACGAAGCTGGATTGGAATCGGAGCATTCAGTATTCAGCCTTCTGAATTTACGAAGCTAGGCTTGATCATCTATTTAGCCGTCTATCTATCAGCCAAACAGAAGTATATTACTTCCTTGAAGCAAGGGTTTCTTCCTTCGCTGCTGCTTGTCTTTACCGCATTCGGAATGATTATGCTTCAGCCTGACCTTGGAACAGGCGTAGTCCTTGTACTCACCTGTATGGTAATGATTCTCGTTAGCGGGGCGAGGATTTCCCATTTTGTCGGACTAGGCGTGCTGGGAGCAGGGGCTTTTGCAGCCTTAATCTTGTCAGCTCCTTATCGAATTAAGCGTATAACCGCTTTCTTGGATCCTTGGGAAGATCCGCTGGGAGAAGGGTTCCAAATCATTCAATCGCTGTACGCTATTGGACCAGGAGGGCTTATGGGGCTAGGTTTAGGAAACAGTTTGCAAAAATTCTTTTATTTACCTGAACCGCAAACAGATTTTATTTTTGCTATTTTGGCCGAAGAACTTGGTTTCATCGGCGGAGCTGGTGTGATGCTTTTATTCCTGCTGTTTTTGTGGCGGGGAATTCAAGTTGCGCTGCGTGCACCTGATGGATTCAGCAGTCTGCTAGCCCTAGGGATTACAGGGATGATTGCCATCCAGGCAATGATAAATATCAGCGTCGTCACCGGATTGATTCCTGTGACCGGCATAACCCTACCATTTTTAAGTTATGGAGGGTCCTCGCTGACACTGACCTTAAGTTCTGTCGGGATACTACTGAATGTGAGCCGGTATAGTAAGCTTTAG
- the ssuE gene encoding NADPH-dependent FMN reductase, giving the protein MTDIIILSGSPSRKSRSLLAAAYAGELAKQQGYTAEVISITDFKPEDLVYARFDSPAIVEAGKAIETAKGLIIASPVYKASYTGVLKALLDVLPQGAFTNKPVLPIMTGGSPAHLLAIDYALKPLIANLKGESLQGVYICDQHILKDNPTEPITEKETAARLREQSNHLLEAIRRNDAVSLVK; this is encoded by the coding sequence ATGACCGACATTATTATTTTATCTGGCAGTCCATCACGAAAGTCGAGGTCGCTGCTGGCGGCTGCTTATGCAGGTGAGCTGGCGAAGCAGCAAGGCTACACAGCAGAGGTAATCAGTATTACTGATTTTAAACCAGAGGATTTAGTTTATGCGCGATTTGACAGTCCTGCAATTGTGGAGGCTGGCAAAGCAATTGAGACTGCGAAGGGTCTCATTATTGCATCGCCGGTTTACAAGGCTTCTTATACAGGGGTGCTGAAGGCGTTACTGGACGTGCTGCCTCAAGGTGCTTTTACGAACAAACCTGTACTCCCGATTATGACAGGTGGAAGCCCAGCACATCTGCTAGCAATTGATTATGCATTAAAGCCGCTTATCGCTAATTTAAAGGGAGAGTCCTTGCAAGGCGTTTATATATGTGATCAGCACATTTTGAAAGACAATCCAACCGAGCCAATTACCGAAAAAGAAACAGCCGCCAGATTAAGGGAGCAGTCGAATCACCTTCTCGAAGCGATTCGGCGTAATGATGCTGTTAGCTTAGTGAAATAA
- a CDS encoding MFS transporter — protein MRILLAEKKLFGMPIQIIGGLLAILLFMTGDGIEQAFLSKYVVDIGFSANQSAIMFSAYGIVLTFASWLAGVLGEVIGPKKTMLLGLLTWVLFEIGFLYFGLYLESFSMMVLMYGLRGFGYPLFAFAFIVWIAYRTEKHKLATAMGWFFFMFAGGIGFLGSYYPSILLPLAGEMATLWSSLIWIIIGGALGVLLVDDKDRQGIKIQDQVKGNKWAEALKGITILWESPRVAAGGLLRAINTAGWYGFVVVMPGFFTSFLDITTSQWLQLWAVQSVSNMVAGVLFGMLGDRIGWLRVVRWFGCVGATVCSLLYYYIPVAFGANIPMLLLNAILFGAAIAAFVPLSAILPTLAPANRGAAISVLNLGAGASQFIGPVLVGVLNNYLGIVGVVWGFAIMYALSFCLTAFLTPAAKAQLQHTTNEGLAVR, from the coding sequence ATGCGGATTCTGTTAGCGGAAAAGAAGTTGTTCGGAATGCCGATTCAAATTATCGGCGGGCTGCTTGCAATACTGTTGTTTATGACTGGTGACGGAATTGAGCAGGCATTTTTATCAAAGTATGTTGTCGACATAGGTTTTTCTGCTAATCAATCTGCCATTATGTTCAGCGCTTATGGCATTGTACTTACATTTGCTTCTTGGCTTGCCGGAGTACTTGGTGAGGTAATTGGCCCGAAAAAAACAATGCTGTTAGGTCTCCTTACATGGGTGCTTTTTGAAATAGGCTTTCTCTACTTCGGTCTGTATTTAGAAAGTTTTTCAATGATGGTGCTTATGTATGGGCTGCGCGGGTTCGGATATCCTTTGTTTGCTTTTGCTTTTATCGTGTGGATTGCTTATCGTACCGAAAAGCACAAGCTGGCAACGGCTATGGGTTGGTTTTTCTTTATGTTTGCAGGCGGGATCGGGTTCCTTGGTTCGTACTACCCTAGCATTTTGCTGCCACTTGCCGGTGAAATGGCAACGCTGTGGAGTTCACTTATCTGGATTATTATCGGCGGTGCTTTAGGTGTGCTTCTTGTCGATGATAAAGACCGGCAGGGGATTAAGATTCAAGACCAGGTGAAGGGTAATAAATGGGCAGAAGCATTGAAAGGAATTACAATTCTATGGGAAAGTCCGCGTGTTGCAGCAGGTGGTTTGCTGCGTGCTATTAATACAGCTGGCTGGTATGGATTTGTTGTTGTGATGCCAGGCTTCTTCACTAGTTTCTTGGATATTACCACAAGCCAGTGGCTGCAGCTCTGGGCTGTCCAGTCTGTAAGTAATATGGTGGCAGGGGTATTATTTGGTATGCTCGGTGACCGAATCGGCTGGCTTCGGGTAGTTCGCTGGTTTGGCTGTGTCGGTGCAACTGTTTGTTCTTTGCTTTATTACTATATTCCGGTTGCATTTGGGGCGAATATCCCTATGCTCCTGCTGAACGCCATTCTTTTTGGAGCAGCTATTGCAGCTTTTGTACCGCTGTCAGCCATCTTGCCTACACTGGCACCGGCCAATCGAGGCGCAGCCATCTCTGTTCTTAATTTAGGTGCAGGAGCCAGTCAGTTTATCGGACCAGTACTTGTTGGTGTGCTTAACAATTACCTGGGGATTGTCGGTGTTGTGTGGGGATTTGCCATTATGTATGCGCTCAGTTTCTGTTTAACTGCATTTTTAACGCCAGCTGCGAAAGCACAGCTTCAACATACGACCAACGAAGGACTTGCTGTTCGATAA